In Brevibacillus brevis, a genomic segment contains:
- a CDS encoding carbohydrate ABC transporter permease → MKTSIGGRAAQYVIAYLFMLVALYPIVLMIASSFKTNMEIFSNPLSLPSSFSFETYKKLWETVPFADFLWNSIFVSGVSVLLITVFSALAAFYLARFSFKWSGLLYFFFLIGLMIPIKLGIVPLFLLMKSLGLLGTLWSLILVYTASGIPIAVFILTGFFRTLPVELEEAARIDGCSHFQVFWRVLLPLIRPALATVVIINFISAWNDFFFPLIFIQKETLKTIPVGMMMLFGEYETDWSLLFAGLTLSALPMIVVFLLASRQFMEGLTAGAVK, encoded by the coding sequence GTGAAGACGAGCATTGGCGGCAGGGCGGCGCAGTACGTCATCGCGTATCTTTTTATGCTGGTCGCGCTTTATCCGATCGTATTGATGATCGCCTCGTCGTTCAAAACGAACATGGAGATTTTCTCAAACCCACTCTCGCTTCCGAGCTCATTCAGCTTTGAGACGTACAAGAAGCTGTGGGAAACGGTGCCTTTTGCCGACTTTTTGTGGAACAGCATCTTCGTCAGCGGGGTGTCCGTCCTCTTGATCACCGTTTTTTCCGCGCTGGCCGCATTTTACTTGGCTCGCTTTTCATTCAAATGGTCAGGGCTGCTCTACTTCTTCTTTCTCATCGGGCTGATGATTCCGATCAAGCTGGGGATCGTGCCTTTGTTTTTGCTGATGAAAAGTCTGGGGCTGCTGGGAACGCTCTGGTCGCTCATCCTGGTCTACACGGCGAGCGGGATTCCGATAGCGGTATTCATTTTGACGGGATTTTTCCGGACGTTGCCGGTCGAACTGGAGGAAGCGGCGAGGATCGATGGCTGCAGCCATTTCCAGGTGTTTTGGCGGGTGCTGCTGCCGCTCATTCGCCCGGCGTTGGCTACGGTGGTCATCATCAATTTCATCTCGGCCTGGAATGACTTTTTCTTTCCGCTCATTTTCATTCAGAAAGAGACGCTCAAAACGATTCCGGTCGGGATGATGATGCTGTTCGGCGAGTACGAGACGGACTGGAGCCTTCTGTTCGCAGGGCTCACGCTTTCGGCCTTGCCGATGATCGTCGTGTTTTTGCTGGCGTCCAGGCAGTTCATGGAGGGGTTGACGGCGGGTGCAGTCAAATAA
- a CDS encoding BadF/BadG/BcrA/BcrD ATPase family protein → MQSNKRRQWFIALDGGGSRTRAAICDCTGRIAGMSVGDATNPLSRQWEDVERTIRQLIREVCEQAGASERDVSALYLGLAGADRTEVKARLQSAFAAEWGERLQLDNDAVAALYAGTWGAPGIVLIAGTGSIAYAVTADGGRQRTGGWGYLIGDEGSGFDLGRGGAAAVLRAHDGRGGATVLTRLYLERFGLSCPAELISRLYGGANPRKELADTSTLVEQGARLGDEVAAELISRAAEHLVELADVSLRKAGSELPVVLSGGLFAADTLLRREVLRRAGFSAAIPAVPTVVGALVAAMKGAGLSVDEEIRQRLMRRKTGT, encoded by the coding sequence GTGCAGTCAAATAAGCGGCGGCAATGGTTCATCGCATTGGACGGCGGGGGAAGCAGGACGAGAGCGGCGATTTGCGACTGTACGGGCCGGATCGCGGGAATGTCGGTCGGAGATGCCACCAATCCACTCTCCCGGCAGTGGGAGGATGTGGAGCGCACCATTCGCCAGCTGATCCGGGAAGTGTGCGAGCAGGCAGGGGCAAGCGAGAGGGACGTATCTGCGCTCTATTTGGGGCTGGCCGGCGCTGATCGCACCGAAGTCAAAGCAAGGCTGCAGTCGGCCTTCGCCGCGGAATGGGGAGAGCGGCTGCAGCTCGACAACGACGCGGTCGCTGCTCTCTACGCAGGCACTTGGGGTGCTCCCGGAATCGTGTTGATCGCGGGCACAGGCTCGATCGCCTACGCGGTCACTGCTGATGGCGGACGGCAGCGAACGGGTGGATGGGGCTACCTGATCGGTGACGAAGGCAGCGGCTTCGACCTGGGGCGCGGAGGAGCGGCAGCCGTGCTTCGCGCGCATGACGGAAGAGGAGGAGCAACTGTACTTACAAGGCTGTATCTCGAGCGTTTCGGGCTGAGCTGTCCGGCTGAGCTGATCTCCCGTCTCTACGGGGGAGCCAACCCGCGCAAGGAGCTGGCGGACACGAGCACGCTGGTGGAACAGGGCGCGCGGCTGGGGGACGAAGTGGCGGCAGAACTCATCAGTCGAGCCGCGGAGCACCTGGTAGAGCTGGCCGACGTCAGTCTCCGGAAGGCGGGCAGCGAGCTGCCTGTCGTGCTGTCAGGGGGACTATTCGCAGCGGACACCTTGCTGCGCCGGGAGGTCCTGAGACGGGCTGGCTTTTCTGCTGCGATCCCGGCCGTGCCCACGGTTGTCGGCGCGCTGGTCGCCGCTATGAAGGGGGCCGGTCTGAGCGTGGATGAGGAGATCCGACAGCGGCTTATGCGAAGGAAAACGGGAACTTAA
- the murQ gene encoding N-acetylmuramic acid 6-phosphate etherase, whose protein sequence is MRNAASEQLDQMSALEIVTLMNREDHKVAQAVERVLPEVARAAELIAQSLDGGGRLFYIGAGTSGRLGVLDAAECPPTFGTDPAKVRAIIAGGAAAMTVAVEGAEDSPELGQKDIREAGVRAGDVVVGIAASGRTPYVIGALAEARARQAVTVSLSCNPGSAINQNADVSIDLAVGPEVVTGSTRLKAGSATKMVLNMLTTASMVRIGKVYGNWMVNVQATNRKLRERAKRIVSQVTGVDYQTAEKLIAEAQGDVKLAIVLQQTGLPLVEAAEKLRIAGGKIRQAIEGKQAT, encoded by the coding sequence ATGCGCAATGCCGCGAGCGAGCAGCTGGATCAGATGTCTGCGTTGGAAATCGTGACGTTGATGAATCGGGAGGATCACAAGGTGGCGCAAGCAGTGGAAAGAGTGCTGCCTGAGGTGGCCCGGGCAGCCGAGCTGATCGCGCAATCGCTGGACGGCGGGGGACGACTGTTTTATATCGGTGCAGGCACAAGCGGACGGCTCGGAGTGCTGGACGCCGCTGAATGCCCGCCGACGTTTGGGACGGATCCCGCGAAGGTGCGGGCGATCATCGCCGGAGGAGCAGCGGCGATGACGGTAGCCGTGGAAGGGGCCGAGGATTCGCCGGAGCTGGGGCAAAAAGACATCCGCGAGGCAGGGGTCCGGGCGGGAGACGTCGTCGTCGGCATCGCGGCGAGCGGCCGGACACCTTACGTAATCGGAGCCCTTGCGGAAGCCAGGGCCCGCCAGGCCGTGACTGTTTCGCTGTCGTGCAATCCCGGTTCCGCTATCAACCAGAACGCGGATGTGTCGATCGATCTGGCCGTCGGACCCGAAGTCGTGACCGGCTCCACGCGCCTCAAGGCGGGCAGCGCCACCAAAATGGTGCTGAACATGCTGACGACGGCGAGCATGGTGCGGATCGGAAAGGTATACGGCAACTGGATGGTCAACGTGCAGGCGACCAATCGAAAGCTAAGGGAGAGAGCCAAGAGAATCGTGAGCCAGGTCACGGGAGTCGACTATCAGACGGCAGAGAAACTGATCGCCGAGGCACAAGGGGATGTCAAGCTGGCGATTGTCCTCCAGCAAACAGGCTTGCCACTCGTCGAAGCGGCGGAGAAGCTGCGGATTGCCGGAGGAAAAATCCGCCAGGCGATCGAGGGGAAGCAAGCGACATAG
- a CDS encoding MATE family efflux transporter, translated as MASLVCAEAELTARKQIGLILSLAIPAMMEQILHTLVGFVDLLFVSSLGSTAIAAVGVANAMILVSMAIFMAVGVSASSYITQSIGAGKTKAASAYARQAITLAAGLGVLFGLAAFFFAEPIMLVMGAEPQVMGEAVVYFRIAGGPSVFFAMMVILGSILRSTGDTRTPMKVSLYINLVHIALDYVFIFGLGPFAGWGIAGAAWATVTVRIVGAFALLGAVHRSPLTIWTGLRRRDWIGARARQIIQRSLPVIAEKMIMRFGVLLYYGAIIRIGTKAYAAHMIASNLESLMILAGAGFEVAATVLVGQYLGAKRTRDAYSFGLLNMWLGLGLMSVFGAGLYVCAPMVAGIFTQDPEIVRYVVIALTFMAMYQPPLALLIVLRGALQGAGDTKAPMYATAVGMWLVRLVGVYFFGFQLEMGLAGVWLSIFFDVTVRGIFLLYLFRKRFANISRLEGWKQQNE; from the coding sequence GTGGCTTCATTGGTTTGTGCAGAGGCAGAGCTGACTGCCCGTAAACAGATCGGACTGATCCTGTCGTTGGCGATTCCAGCGATGATGGAGCAGATCCTGCATACGCTGGTCGGCTTTGTCGACCTGCTGTTCGTCTCCAGTCTGGGCTCGACGGCGATTGCCGCGGTAGGCGTGGCGAACGCGATGATCCTGGTAAGCATGGCGATTTTTATGGCCGTCGGGGTCTCGGCATCCTCCTATATTACACAAAGCATCGGCGCCGGAAAGACAAAAGCTGCCTCCGCCTATGCCCGTCAGGCCATCACGCTGGCGGCGGGCCTTGGCGTTTTGTTTGGACTGGCGGCTTTCTTTTTTGCAGAGCCGATCATGCTGGTCATGGGCGCAGAGCCGCAGGTGATGGGAGAGGCTGTCGTCTATTTTCGCATCGCAGGCGGGCCCTCCGTTTTCTTCGCCATGATGGTCATCCTGGGAAGCATCCTGCGCTCGACCGGCGACACACGCACGCCGATGAAAGTCAGCTTGTACATCAACCTCGTGCACATTGCGTTGGACTACGTCTTTATCTTCGGGCTGGGACCGTTTGCAGGGTGGGGGATTGCGGGAGCTGCTTGGGCGACGGTCACGGTGCGCATAGTGGGGGCGTTTGCCTTGCTTGGCGCTGTTCACCGCTCCCCCCTGACGATTTGGACAGGCCTCAGGCGACGGGACTGGATTGGCGCCCGAGCCCGGCAGATCATTCAGCGCTCTCTCCCGGTCATCGCGGAAAAAATGATCATGCGCTTCGGCGTGCTGCTTTACTACGGGGCGATCATCCGCATCGGGACGAAGGCGTATGCAGCCCATATGATCGCCTCCAATCTCGAATCGCTGATGATTCTCGCGGGGGCAGGCTTCGAGGTAGCAGCCACCGTTCTGGTCGGGCAGTATTTGGGCGCCAAGCGGACGCGTGACGCCTATTCGTTCGGACTGTTGAACATGTGGCTGGGGCTGGGACTCATGTCGGTATTCGGAGCGGGCTTGTACGTGTGCGCCCCGATGGTCGCGGGCATTTTCACCCAGGATCCCGAGATCGTGCGCTACGTCGTCATCGCGCTGACATTCATGGCGATGTACCAGCCGCCTCTCGCTCTGCTGATCGTGCTGCGGGGAGCTCTGCAAGGGGCGGGAGACACGAAGGCACCGATGTACGCGACAGCAGTCGGGATGTGGCTGGTAAGGCTGGTCGGGGTCTACTTCTTCGGCTTTCAGTTGGAAATGGGACTCGCAGGGGTGTGGTTGTCCATCTTCTTCGATGTGACGGTTCGAGGAATCTTCCTGCTCTATCTGTTCCGGAAAAGATTTGCGAATATTTCCCGCCTAGAGGGATGGAAACAACAGAACGAATAG
- a CDS encoding ATP-binding protein, with product MKDLLDNGVRSGLFYRSFFDQLGQAAFLLDRTGTVFTGNPACEELTGYPAKEWEGLPFWLLAVPEEQEMVRMQTQFAIEGNPKQFYTVLAHRDMYPVPVHIAFDTFSAEGTPIGYYAIVHELPKAMPELGRKTCKFVDIATEGVFIYGEGKLRYANQVGVQLAGAGSLSELLRIPFAALFQPQDLPKIEDMMFRLECGETVTPLEVEIVRLDGARIDAELYGTAAVISGRPSCYVLIRDVTERKKAQEFLQNSEKLALVGQLAAGIAHEIRNPLTSLKGFVQLMQKDGMRKPEYFSIMSSELARIELIVNELLVLAKPHAASFETRDLSKLISHVVTLLETEAILRKVMIQVVFETEVPLIRCDENHLKQAFINFLKNGIEAMEGSGEIVIRIRVEDNWVRIRFEDNGVGIPPEQLARLGEAFFTTKPSGTGLGLMVSRRIIENHRGTLRLASSPGKGTTVEVSLPIHG from the coding sequence ATGAAAGACTTGTTGGATAATGGAGTCAGGAGCGGTCTTTTCTATCGCTCCTTCTTTGACCAACTGGGCCAGGCTGCTTTCTTGCTGGACAGGACAGGCACTGTGTTCACAGGAAATCCAGCTTGCGAGGAATTGACAGGGTATCCGGCAAAGGAGTGGGAAGGACTCCCCTTCTGGCTGCTGGCTGTTCCGGAAGAACAAGAGATGGTGAGGATGCAGACCCAGTTTGCCATTGAGGGCAATCCGAAGCAGTTTTATACCGTCCTGGCGCACAGGGATATGTATCCGGTCCCCGTACATATTGCGTTTGACACGTTTTCGGCAGAGGGGACCCCGATCGGCTACTACGCGATCGTCCACGAGCTTCCGAAAGCCATGCCGGAGCTGGGAAGGAAAACGTGCAAGTTTGTGGACATTGCCACGGAAGGGGTGTTCATCTACGGGGAAGGCAAGCTGCGGTACGCCAACCAGGTAGGAGTCCAGCTCGCAGGAGCAGGCAGTTTGTCCGAGCTGCTCCGCATCCCGTTCGCCGCGTTGTTCCAACCGCAGGACTTGCCCAAAATAGAGGACATGATGTTCCGGCTGGAATGCGGAGAGACGGTGACCCCACTCGAAGTGGAGATCGTTCGGCTGGATGGTGCGCGTATCGATGCGGAATTATACGGAACGGCTGCCGTCATTTCGGGCCGGCCTTCCTGTTACGTGCTCATTCGCGATGTCACGGAAAGAAAAAAGGCTCAGGAATTTTTGCAAAACTCGGAAAAACTGGCATTAGTCGGTCAGCTGGCCGCCGGCATCGCCCACGAAATTCGCAATCCGCTGACCTCCTTGAAAGGATTTGTCCAGCTGATGCAGAAAGATGGGATGCGCAAGCCGGAATACTTCTCGATCATGAGTTCCGAGCTTGCCCGCATCGAGCTGATCGTGAACGAATTGTTGGTTTTGGCAAAGCCGCACGCAGCCTCCTTTGAGACACGAGACTTGTCCAAGCTGATCAGCCATGTGGTGACGCTGCTGGAGACGGAAGCGATTTTGCGAAAAGTAATGATTCAGGTCGTGTTCGAGACGGAAGTGCCTTTGATCCGCTGCGACGAGAATCACCTCAAGCAGGCGTTTATCAATTTTCTGAAGAATGGGATCGAGGCGATGGAAGGCAGCGGAGAGATCGTGATCCGGATACGGGTAGAGGACAACTGGGTCCGCATTCGTTTTGAGGACAATGGGGTGGGCATTCCCCCCGAGCAGCTGGCGAGACTGGGCGAAGCCTTTTTTACCACCAAACCGTCGGGAACGGGTCTGGGCTTGATGGTAAGCAGGAGAATCATCGAAAACCACAGAGGGACGCTGCGGCTGGCAAGCAGCCCCGGCAAAGGGACCACGGTCGAGGTCTCCTTGCCGATCCATGGATAG
- a CDS encoding DUF3870 domain-containing protein: MADHSGKNTVLTAGFAQIPKGTTLYDVSTMIGCVLIIDADRDVICDASFTFVMDKTSEFLASLLLGKSVADGIQEITQVVQERFLAPGQGAVLQAIRAAVERYHEKKL, translated from the coding sequence ATGGCGGATCATTCGGGCAAAAACACGGTTCTTACGGCGGGCTTTGCCCAGATTCCAAAAGGAACCACCCTGTATGATGTATCGACGATGATAGGATGCGTCCTTATCATTGATGCGGATCGCGATGTGATTTGCGATGCCAGCTTTACCTTTGTGATGGACAAAACGAGCGAATTTTTGGCAAGCTTGCTCTTGGGAAAATCGGTAGCGGACGGTATACAGGAGATTACGCAGGTCGTGCAGGAACGCTTCCTGGCTCCGGGACAGGGGGCCGTGCTGCAGGCGATCCGTGCAGCTGTCGAGCGCTATCATGAGAAAAAATTGTAA
- a CDS encoding GGDEF domain-containing protein — MDEDFAVKEAYARQLLERYSQWLSRIEQVDRQEIDGVARELSAMLSEEDSALHGNVMRSIGELHEKVTEMLWISEHMKILHDLSHIFAKTFEESQILWKAFELVSRVMRADAFFIAFYDEGDSEIRIPISIDSGINYGPITVPYGQGMISRVIDTRQTIHIRTMRDEPSEPEMIRWGSPEIDTNTCIFVPLMLGNQVKGVISAQSYREFAYKKEHEELLKIIGFQVASAIETARLYKRVYQMSFQDELTGICNYRAFHNDLEKLMSEGRSPIVLIMLDSDNLKAVNDQYGHHSGDELIRRIAEALKACATGDDTVYRYAGDEFMLLSPGATLEEAEEKVRAIREHLRKRPLVQDDCHIPVAVSVGIAGYPGDASTADGLKRAADEALYRSKRKGKNCTTVYGTA; from the coding sequence ATGGATGAAGACTTCGCGGTAAAAGAAGCATATGCGCGGCAGCTGCTGGAACGATACAGCCAATGGCTGAGCCGTATCGAACAAGTGGATCGCCAGGAAATAGACGGGGTGGCACGCGAGCTTTCGGCCATGCTGTCCGAGGAAGACAGCGCGCTTCATGGCAATGTGATGAGGAGCATCGGAGAGCTTCACGAGAAAGTGACGGAAATGCTGTGGATTTCGGAGCATATGAAGATTTTGCACGATCTGAGCCATATTTTCGCGAAGACGTTTGAAGAAAGCCAGATCCTGTGGAAGGCGTTCGAGCTCGTTTCCCGGGTCATGCGTGCCGATGCCTTCTTCATCGCCTTTTATGACGAGGGAGACAGCGAAATCCGCATCCCGATCAGCATCGACAGCGGGATCAATTACGGACCGATCACCGTACCGTACGGGCAGGGCATGATTTCCCGCGTGATCGATACGCGTCAGACCATACACATTCGGACGATGCGGGATGAGCCGAGCGAGCCGGAGATGATCCGGTGGGGCAGCCCGGAGATCGACACGAACACCTGTATCTTCGTTCCGCTGATGCTGGGCAATCAGGTGAAAGGCGTCATCTCGGCCCAATCGTATCGGGAATTTGCCTATAAAAAAGAACATGAAGAGCTGCTCAAGATCATCGGGTTTCAGGTAGCCAGCGCGATTGAGACTGCCCGGCTGTACAAGCGGGTATACCAGATGTCGTTTCAGGATGAGCTGACGGGAATCTGCAACTACCGCGCCTTTCACAATGACCTGGAGAAGCTGATGAGCGAGGGACGGTCTCCCATCGTTTTGATCATGCTCGATTCGGATAATCTGAAAGCGGTGAACGATCAGTACGGCCACCATTCCGGAGATGAATTGATCAGGCGGATAGCGGAGGCGCTCAAAGCGTGCGCGACGGGCGATGATACGGTGTACCGCTATGCGGGGGACGAGTTCATGCTGCTCTCGCCGGGGGCTACGCTGGAGGAAGCGGAGGAAAAGGTACGGGCGATTCGCGAGCATTTGCGGAAACGTCCGCTCGTTCAGGACGATTGCCACATCCCTGTGGCGGTGAGCGTCGGAATCGCCGGATACCCGGGGGATGCTTCGACAGCGGATGGCTTGAAGCGGGCAGCGGACGAGGCGCTGTACCGCTCCAAGCGCAAGGGGAAAAATTGTACGACCGTCTACGGGACGGCTTAA
- the nhaC gene encoding Na+/H+ antiporter NhaC, which translates to MNKSLSFSQSVWVLVAVFAILFPALFWGKVEPHMPLLLATVVAATLLRLYGIPWKRMEEGIVKGIQSAIAPMLILCLIGILIGVWMMSGTVPTILHLGISVIRPEYFTVSALFLTIIVSTVTGSSFTTISTVGVALMGVSTALGLDPLMTAGAIISGACFGDKMSPLSDTTNFAAAVAGIPLMTHVKFMTFTAVPALAVTALFFGLQGQTVQVNLDAIEEIRLSLEQHFHLGVLTLIPAFVVLVCSALRKPILPTLVFGIVSGVLTAALVQGVHSPTEWMNVMQNGFVSEIPNEAVKAIVDRGGLLSMTWSLALILIALSLGGLLQSCGVFHGLFSGLIQRIKRDAALVSLAGSSSILVNVLTGEQYLSILLPGQMFRDAFDERRIAGQRLSRTLEDCGTLVNPLIPWGVSGAFFTSALHVSTIDYLPYVTYLWLSPVFTFLFAWRRQKA; encoded by the coding sequence ATGAACAAGTCTTTATCTTTTTCACAAAGTGTCTGGGTGCTGGTCGCTGTTTTCGCTATCCTGTTTCCCGCCCTTTTCTGGGGAAAAGTCGAGCCGCACATGCCGCTCCTGCTCGCTACCGTTGTCGCAGCCACGCTGCTGAGACTGTACGGCATTCCCTGGAAGCGGATGGAAGAAGGCATCGTCAAAGGCATCCAGTCCGCCATCGCCCCCATGCTCATCCTGTGCCTGATCGGGATTTTGATCGGCGTCTGGATGATGAGCGGGACGGTCCCTACCATTCTGCACCTGGGAATCTCCGTGATCCGTCCCGAGTATTTCACGGTCAGCGCCCTTTTTCTGACGATCATCGTCTCTACCGTAACAGGCAGTTCCTTTACGACCATCAGTACGGTCGGAGTCGCTTTGATGGGCGTCTCGACAGCGCTCGGACTCGACCCGCTGATGACGGCCGGGGCCATCATCTCCGGCGCCTGCTTTGGGGACAAGATGTCTCCGCTGTCCGATACGACCAACTTCGCGGCTGCAGTCGCCGGCATCCCCCTGATGACGCACGTCAAGTTCATGACGTTTACGGCCGTTCCAGCACTCGCCGTGACCGCTTTGTTCTTCGGACTACAGGGCCAGACCGTACAGGTGAATCTGGATGCCATTGAAGAGATCCGCCTGTCTTTGGAGCAGCATTTCCATCTGGGAGTCCTTACCTTGATTCCGGCCTTCGTCGTCCTCGTCTGTTCCGCCTTGCGCAAACCGATCTTGCCTACGCTCGTGTTCGGGATCGTCAGCGGAGTGCTGACGGCAGCTCTTGTCCAAGGCGTCCATTCGCCGACAGAGTGGATGAATGTCATGCAAAACGGCTTCGTCAGTGAAATCCCAAACGAAGCCGTAAAAGCGATTGTCGACCGCGGCGGTCTGCTGTCCATGACCTGGTCGCTCGCACTGATTCTCATCGCCCTGTCCCTTGGAGGATTGCTGCAGTCCTGCGGGGTGTTCCACGGCCTTTTTTCCGGCCTGATCCAGCGAATCAAGCGGGACGCCGCACTGGTGAGCCTCGCGGGCTCCTCCTCCATCCTGGTCAACGTCTTGACTGGCGAGCAGTACTTGTCGATCCTGCTTCCCGGCCAAATGTTCCGCGATGCTTTCGACGAACGGCGAATAGCCGGGCAGCGGCTGTCCCGGACCTTGGAAGACTGTGGCACGCTCGTGAATCCGCTCATTCCGTGGGGCGTCAGCGGCGCATTTTTCACCTCTGCCTTGCACGTGTCCACCATCGACTATTTGCCGTACGTCACCTACTTGTGGCTGTCGCCCGTCTTTACGTTTCTTTTCGCGTGGCGTCGCCAAAAAGCTTAA
- a CDS encoding FAD-dependent oxidoreductase, which yields MYDVIIIGGGPAGASAAIYTARGNLKTLVIDKAPGTGALALTHKIANYPGVEGELSGKELLEKMRRQAESFGAEFIQTTISAVDVEDEVKSIFTANGTFEAKAVIVATGSKGRNRMLPGEEQLLGRGVSTCATCDGAFYEGKHVAVIGDTEEAVEEAHALTKFADRITFLVPRADLQGVDETPELPKTEMLFRTRPLEIVGKNSVEGLRIRTAEGEEEVLDVDGVFVFLSGSKPGTDFLDGQVPLDEEGFMILDEYMQSAVPGVFGAGEVRKTPVKQAVVAAADGAIAAMAVDRYINKRSKIVPQYK from the coding sequence ATGTATGATGTCATCATCATTGGCGGAGGGCCGGCAGGAGCATCTGCAGCCATTTATACCGCGCGGGGAAATCTGAAGACGCTCGTCATCGACAAGGCGCCAGGCACAGGTGCGCTTGCCTTGACTCATAAAATCGCCAACTATCCCGGTGTCGAGGGAGAGCTCTCGGGGAAAGAATTGCTCGAAAAAATGCGCAGACAAGCGGAGAGCTTTGGTGCTGAATTCATCCAGACGACCATCTCTGCGGTTGACGTGGAAGATGAGGTCAAAAGCATCTTTACAGCAAATGGCACCTTCGAGGCCAAAGCGGTCATCGTCGCTACGGGCTCCAAAGGACGCAACCGCATGCTCCCGGGCGAAGAACAGCTGCTCGGCCGCGGCGTGAGCACTTGCGCCACATGCGACGGCGCCTTTTACGAAGGCAAGCACGTGGCAGTCATCGGAGACACCGAGGAAGCGGTGGAAGAAGCACATGCGCTGACCAAATTTGCCGACCGCATTACGTTTCTCGTTCCGCGGGCCGATCTGCAAGGCGTGGATGAGACTCCGGAGCTTCCGAAGACAGAGATGCTTTTCCGCACGCGTCCGCTCGAGATCGTCGGAAAAAATTCGGTCGAAGGACTTCGCATCCGTACAGCAGAGGGAGAGGAAGAAGTGCTCGATGTCGATGGCGTCTTCGTGTTCCTCTCCGGCAGCAAGCCAGGGACCGACTTCCTGGATGGACAAGTTCCCCTTGATGAGGAAGGCTTCATGATTTTGGACGAGTACATGCAGTCTGCGGTTCCCGGCGTATTCGGCGCCGGTGAGGTACGCAAGACCCCCGTCAAGCAAGCCGTTGTGGCTGCGGCAGACGGAGCCATCGCGGCCATGGCCGTAGACCGTTACATCAATAAGCGGTCCAAGATCGTCCCCCAATACAAATAA
- a CDS encoding glutaredoxin family protein: MAQAIVYSSTNCAFCKQLKTYLTEQNISFEERNIDENDAYGEELSRLGVMSVPLTLIGEKQILGFNPNRIKKALAALEEAAQ, encoded by the coding sequence ATGGCACAAGCAATCGTATACTCCAGCACCAACTGCGCATTTTGCAAGCAACTGAAAACATACCTGACGGAACAGAATATCTCTTTCGAAGAGCGCAATATCGATGAAAACGACGCATACGGCGAAGAGCTGAGCCGCCTTGGCGTGATGTCCGTTCCGCTGACGCTCATCGGTGAAAAGCAAATTCTCGGCTTCAACCCGAACCGGATCAAAAAGGCGCTCGCTGCACTGGAAGAAGCAGCGCAGTAA
- a CDS encoding peroxiredoxin, giving the protein MSLQPNTYLQVGKPAPDFSMLTTKNIETLDERVTLADYRGKWLILFFWPNDFTYVCPTEVTSFSEHVEEFRELDCEVLGVSTDSVHTHRAWIHTPREQNGIGPVNFPLASDYNKETAHAYGILDEETGAAYRGLFIIDPEGILRYQVVTDMNVGRSVDETSRVLQALQAGGLCPANWKPGMKTL; this is encoded by the coding sequence ATGAGCCTTCAACCAAACACCTACCTGCAAGTAGGCAAACCCGCACCCGACTTTTCCATGCTGACGACAAAGAACATCGAGACGCTGGATGAGCGCGTGACCCTCGCCGATTACCGGGGAAAATGGCTGATTCTGTTTTTCTGGCCCAATGATTTCACCTATGTATGCCCGACGGAGGTCACTTCCTTCAGCGAGCATGTGGAGGAGTTCCGCGAGCTGGACTGCGAAGTGCTCGGAGTATCGACAGACAGCGTGCACACGCACCGCGCCTGGATCCATACCCCTCGCGAGCAAAATGGCATAGGTCCCGTGAACTTCCCGCTGGCGAGCGATTACAACAAGGAAACGGCGCATGCTTACGGCATTCTCGATGAAGAGACGGGCGCAGCCTATCGCGGCTTGTTCATCATCGATCCGGAGGGAATCCTTCGCTACCAGGTCGTGACGGACATGAACGTAGGACGCAGCGTAGACGAAACATCACGGGTTCTGCAAGCATTGCAGGCTGGAGGTCTGTGCCCTGCGAACTGGAAGCCTGGCATGAAGACTTTGTAA